From a single Larimichthys crocea isolate SSNF chromosome XIII, L_crocea_2.0, whole genome shotgun sequence genomic region:
- the LOC113747271 gene encoding myelin-associated glycoprotein isoform X1, producing the protein MRKKTKTNKPATLLQKFPLFTGNMLSRGWSFTTPGSITGMRGSCIIVPCSFSYSTSQPANLRVIWYLFQINGYPPVFDERQTVFSKFRGKTSLIGSVTERNCSLKIDRLEMSHNQDRIYPWVDKNPITSYHTVGHTFYDKTSLLIVSDHAQEPQLSIVGIPRVGEQSQVSCNVRHTCISAPPVLTLNGLSGSDRTVDTLVSDGIWERKVERIWTVKEQDQSVKCTVRYQGGQQATSELKLNVECPYEEIKMTEKPGEATEGVANSVICSVSYKCKKNTPTIVWNYKDMQSSLNTKMISTDTYNTVSNLTFIGSLGDDGKSLTCTAQFITGETSDSATISIKKYEKPVEEIDPHESDTFHILAADVPFRFSALTDSCVVIPCSFQYEEDVPLTRGIWSKKTGGIVYHNGRSQVLDHFKDRTRLLGDLNEGNCSLEIDNIKPFDNGPFCFHAEKGNDKYRFNNSCVFIVMKASLEKPVMTQVPKEVEAGSTISVSCSVTHTCPSHPPVFSWSVPNLTSAVSHTGLPGSRGSWETTSTITFMAAGGDGEKSLTCTATSWREKQQASTVKLTVKGSLMYQLRSSLPVSIPVSALVLIVIILAAVFGVIICRKRKHSQTPPPRPEKRRSLWDRLSRRNYEGRERPPRPEKRRSIWSRFSRRAEDGFVGWQKELKSRRRDDTVELSLGHLNNTTTVNSSNQISKPRFPSPKDKRRPPRSTRPEDYHVYDN; encoded by the exons atgaggaaaaaaacaaaaacaaataaacctgCAACTTTGCTTCAGAAGTTTCCTCTCTTTACAGGAAATATGCTCTCTCGTGGTTGGTCCTTCACCACACCTGGCAGCATCACAGGCATGAGAGGCTCATGTATCATCGTTCCTTGCAGCTTCTCCTACAGCACCTCCCAGCCTGCTAACCTCAGAGTTATATGGTACTTGTTCCAGATCAATGGATACCCACCTGTGTTTGACGAAAGACAGACCGTTTTTAGTAAGTTTAGGGGGAAAACCAGCTTGATTGGATCAGTGACGGAGAGGAATTGTAGCCTTAAGATTGATAGGCTGGAGATGTCGCACAACCAGGACAGAATTTACCCATGGGTGGACAAGAACCCTATTACCTCCTACCACACAGTGGGTCACACTTTTTATGACAAAACCTCTCTACTTATTGTTTCAG ACCATGCACAGGAACCTCAACTAAGCATCGTTGGTATTCCCAGGGTGGGAGAGCAGAGCCAAGTGTCCTGCAATGTGCGCCATACTTGTATCTCTGCTCCCCCTGTCTTGACCCTAAATGGTCTATCTGGATCAGACCGCACTGTGGACACTCTGGTGTCTGATGGGATTTGGGAAAGGAAAGTAGAGAGAATTTGGACTGTAAAAGAGCAGGACCAGAGCGTGAAGTGTACTGTTAGATACCAGGGTGGTCAGCAAGCCACAAGTGAGCTCAAGCTGAATGTTGAAT GTCCGTACGAAGAAATCAAAATGACTGAGAAGCCAGGCGAGGCCACAGAGGGTGTGGCAAACAGCGTCATTTGTTCTGTTTCCTACAAGTGCAAGAAAAATACACCAACTATTGTGTGGAACTACAAAGACATGCAGAGTTCATTAAATACCAAAATGATCTCCACCGATACCTATAACACAGTGTCAAATCTAACCTTTATTGGCTCTCTTGGGGATGACGGAAAATCTTTGACCTGCACTGCTCAGTTTATCACTGGGGAGACCTCAGACTCTGCAACCATTAGTATAAAAA aatatGAGAAACCAGTTGAAGAAATAGATCCACATGAAAGTGACA CGTTCCACATTCTGGCTGCTGATGTCCCTTTCAGATTCAGCGCCCTGACAGACTCCTGTGTGGTGATTCCCTGCAGCTTTCAGTATGAGGAAGATGTGCCCCTCACACGTGGCATTTGGTCCAAAAAAACTGGAGGCATTGTTTACCATAACGGCCGGAGCCAAGTGCTTGACCATTTCAAGGACCGAACCAGATTATTAGGAGATCTAAATGAGGGAAACTGCTCATTAGAGATTGATAATATCAAGCCTTTTGACAATGGCCCATTCTGTTTCCATGCAGAGAAAGGAAATGACAAATACAGATTCAACAATAGCTGCGTGTTTATTGTTATGAAAG CTTCCCTAGAAAAACCAGTGATGACCCAAGTCCCGAAAGAAGTCGAGGCTGGCTCCACCATTAGTGTCTCGTgttctgtgacacacacatgcccatCACATCCTCCAGTGTTCTCATGGAGTGTCCCTAACCTCACCAGTGCGGTCTCACACACCGGGTTACCGGGTTCACGGGGCAGCTGGGAGACGACCTCCACCATCACTTTCATGGCTGCTGGAGGAGACGGGGAGAAAAGCCTAACCTGTACTGCCACCTCCTGGCGTGAGAAGCAACAAGCCAGCACAGTCAAGCTGACTGTGAAAG GATCACTGATGTACCAGTTAAGAAGCTCTCTCCCAGTATCCATTCCAGTCTCAGCTCTAGTGCTGATTGTAATTATCTTAGCTGCAGTGTTTGGAGTGATCATCTGTAGGAAAag gAAGCACTCGCAGACACCGCCACCTCGACCAGAGAAAAG GCGATCACTCTGGGATAGATTATCCAG GAGAAACTATGAAGGCAGGGAGAGACCTCCAAGGCCGGAAAAACG GAGGTCCATTTGGAGCCGCTTTTCACG TCGAGCAGAGGATGGGTTTGTTGGGTGGCAAAAGGAGTTGAAATCCAG ACGCCGAGATGACACTGTGGAGCTCAGCCTTGGCCATTT AAACAACACCACTACTGTTAACTCTTCCAACCAGATATCCAAACCACGCTTCCCATCCCCAAAGGA TAAACGGAGACCACCTCGCTCTACCAGGCCTGAG GATTACCATGTGTATGACAACTAA
- the LOC113747271 gene encoding myelin-associated glycoprotein isoform X2, with protein sequence MRKKTKTNKPATLLQKFPLFTGNMLSRGWSFTTPGSITGMRGSCIIVPCSFSYSTSQPANLRVIWYLFQINGYPPVFDERQTVFSKFRGKTSLIGSVTERNCSLKIDRLEMSHNQDRIYPWVDKNPITSYHTVGHTFYDKTSLLIVSDHAQEPQLSIVGIPRVGEQSQVSCNVRHTCISAPPVLTLNGLSGSDRTVDTLVSDGIWERKVERIWTVKEQDQSVKCTVRYQGGQQATSELKLNVECPYEEIKMTEKPGEATEGVANSVICSVSYKCKKNTPTIVWNYKDMQSSLNTKMISTDTYNTVSNLTFIGSLGDDGKSLTCTAQFITGETSDSATISIKKYEKPVEEIDPHESDTFHILAADVPFRFSALTDSCVVIPCSFQYEEDVPLTRGIWSKKTGGIVYHNGRSQVLDHFKDRTRLLGDLNEGNCSLEIDNIKPFDNGPFCFHAEKGNDKYRFNNSCVFIVMKASLEKPVMTQVPKEVEAGSTISVSCSVTHTCPSHPPVFSWSVPNLTSAVSHTGLPGSRGSWETTSTITFMAAGGDGEKSLTCTATSWREKQQASTVKLTVKGSLMYQLRSSLPVSIPVSALVLIVIILAAVFGVIICRKRKHSQTPPPRPEKRRSLWDRLSRRNYEGRERPPRPEKRRSIWSRFSRRRDDTVELSLGHLNNTTTVNSSNQISKPRFPSPKDKRRPPRSTRPEDYHVYDN encoded by the exons atgaggaaaaaaacaaaaacaaataaacctgCAACTTTGCTTCAGAAGTTTCCTCTCTTTACAGGAAATATGCTCTCTCGTGGTTGGTCCTTCACCACACCTGGCAGCATCACAGGCATGAGAGGCTCATGTATCATCGTTCCTTGCAGCTTCTCCTACAGCACCTCCCAGCCTGCTAACCTCAGAGTTATATGGTACTTGTTCCAGATCAATGGATACCCACCTGTGTTTGACGAAAGACAGACCGTTTTTAGTAAGTTTAGGGGGAAAACCAGCTTGATTGGATCAGTGACGGAGAGGAATTGTAGCCTTAAGATTGATAGGCTGGAGATGTCGCACAACCAGGACAGAATTTACCCATGGGTGGACAAGAACCCTATTACCTCCTACCACACAGTGGGTCACACTTTTTATGACAAAACCTCTCTACTTATTGTTTCAG ACCATGCACAGGAACCTCAACTAAGCATCGTTGGTATTCCCAGGGTGGGAGAGCAGAGCCAAGTGTCCTGCAATGTGCGCCATACTTGTATCTCTGCTCCCCCTGTCTTGACCCTAAATGGTCTATCTGGATCAGACCGCACTGTGGACACTCTGGTGTCTGATGGGATTTGGGAAAGGAAAGTAGAGAGAATTTGGACTGTAAAAGAGCAGGACCAGAGCGTGAAGTGTACTGTTAGATACCAGGGTGGTCAGCAAGCCACAAGTGAGCTCAAGCTGAATGTTGAAT GTCCGTACGAAGAAATCAAAATGACTGAGAAGCCAGGCGAGGCCACAGAGGGTGTGGCAAACAGCGTCATTTGTTCTGTTTCCTACAAGTGCAAGAAAAATACACCAACTATTGTGTGGAACTACAAAGACATGCAGAGTTCATTAAATACCAAAATGATCTCCACCGATACCTATAACACAGTGTCAAATCTAACCTTTATTGGCTCTCTTGGGGATGACGGAAAATCTTTGACCTGCACTGCTCAGTTTATCACTGGGGAGACCTCAGACTCTGCAACCATTAGTATAAAAA aatatGAGAAACCAGTTGAAGAAATAGATCCACATGAAAGTGACA CGTTCCACATTCTGGCTGCTGATGTCCCTTTCAGATTCAGCGCCCTGACAGACTCCTGTGTGGTGATTCCCTGCAGCTTTCAGTATGAGGAAGATGTGCCCCTCACACGTGGCATTTGGTCCAAAAAAACTGGAGGCATTGTTTACCATAACGGCCGGAGCCAAGTGCTTGACCATTTCAAGGACCGAACCAGATTATTAGGAGATCTAAATGAGGGAAACTGCTCATTAGAGATTGATAATATCAAGCCTTTTGACAATGGCCCATTCTGTTTCCATGCAGAGAAAGGAAATGACAAATACAGATTCAACAATAGCTGCGTGTTTATTGTTATGAAAG CTTCCCTAGAAAAACCAGTGATGACCCAAGTCCCGAAAGAAGTCGAGGCTGGCTCCACCATTAGTGTCTCGTgttctgtgacacacacatgcccatCACATCCTCCAGTGTTCTCATGGAGTGTCCCTAACCTCACCAGTGCGGTCTCACACACCGGGTTACCGGGTTCACGGGGCAGCTGGGAGACGACCTCCACCATCACTTTCATGGCTGCTGGAGGAGACGGGGAGAAAAGCCTAACCTGTACTGCCACCTCCTGGCGTGAGAAGCAACAAGCCAGCACAGTCAAGCTGACTGTGAAAG GATCACTGATGTACCAGTTAAGAAGCTCTCTCCCAGTATCCATTCCAGTCTCAGCTCTAGTGCTGATTGTAATTATCTTAGCTGCAGTGTTTGGAGTGATCATCTGTAGGAAAag gAAGCACTCGCAGACACCGCCACCTCGACCAGAGAAAAG GCGATCACTCTGGGATAGATTATCCAG GAGAAACTATGAAGGCAGGGAGAGACCTCCAAGGCCGGAAAAACG GAGGTCCATTTGGAGCCGCTTTTCACG ACGCCGAGATGACACTGTGGAGCTCAGCCTTGGCCATTT AAACAACACCACTACTGTTAACTCTTCCAACCAGATATCCAAACCACGCTTCCCATCCCCAAAGGA TAAACGGAGACCACCTCGCTCTACCAGGCCTGAG GATTACCATGTGTATGACAACTAA
- the LOC113747271 gene encoding myelin-associated glycoprotein isoform X3 codes for MLSRGWSFTTPGSITGMRGSCIIVPCSFSYSTSQPANLRVIWYLFQINGYPPVFDERQTVFSKFRGKTSLIGSVTERNCSLKIDRLEMSHNQDRIYPWVDKNPITSYHTVGHTFYDKTSLLIVSDHAQEPQLSIVGIPRVGEQSQVSCNVRHTCISAPPVLTLNGLSGSDRTVDTLVSDGIWERKVERIWTVKEQDQSVKCTVRYQGGQQATSELKLNVECPYEEIKMTEKPGEATEGVANSVICSVSYKCKKNTPTIVWNYKDMQSSLNTKMISTDTYNTVSNLTFIGSLGDDGKSLTCTAQFITGETSDSATISIKKYEKPVEEIDPHESDTFHILAADVPFRFSALTDSCVVIPCSFQYEEDVPLTRGIWSKKTGGIVYHNGRSQVLDHFKDRTRLLGDLNEGNCSLEIDNIKPFDNGPFCFHAEKGNDKYRFNNSCVFIVMKASLEKPVMTQVPKEVEAGSTISVSCSVTHTCPSHPPVFSWSVPNLTSAVSHTGLPGSRGSWETTSTITFMAAGGDGEKSLTCTATSWREKQQASTVKLTVKGSLMYQLRSSLPVSIPVSALVLIVIILAAVFGVIICRKRKHSQTPPPRPEKRRSLWDRLSRRNYEGRERPPRPEKRRSIWSRFSRRAEDGFVGWQKELKSRRRDDTVELSLGHLNNTTTVNSSNQISKPRFPSPKDKRRPPRSTRPEDYHVYDN; via the exons ATGCTCTCTCGTGGTTGGTCCTTCACCACACCTGGCAGCATCACAGGCATGAGAGGCTCATGTATCATCGTTCCTTGCAGCTTCTCCTACAGCACCTCCCAGCCTGCTAACCTCAGAGTTATATGGTACTTGTTCCAGATCAATGGATACCCACCTGTGTTTGACGAAAGACAGACCGTTTTTAGTAAGTTTAGGGGGAAAACCAGCTTGATTGGATCAGTGACGGAGAGGAATTGTAGCCTTAAGATTGATAGGCTGGAGATGTCGCACAACCAGGACAGAATTTACCCATGGGTGGACAAGAACCCTATTACCTCCTACCACACAGTGGGTCACACTTTTTATGACAAAACCTCTCTACTTATTGTTTCAG ACCATGCACAGGAACCTCAACTAAGCATCGTTGGTATTCCCAGGGTGGGAGAGCAGAGCCAAGTGTCCTGCAATGTGCGCCATACTTGTATCTCTGCTCCCCCTGTCTTGACCCTAAATGGTCTATCTGGATCAGACCGCACTGTGGACACTCTGGTGTCTGATGGGATTTGGGAAAGGAAAGTAGAGAGAATTTGGACTGTAAAAGAGCAGGACCAGAGCGTGAAGTGTACTGTTAGATACCAGGGTGGTCAGCAAGCCACAAGTGAGCTCAAGCTGAATGTTGAAT GTCCGTACGAAGAAATCAAAATGACTGAGAAGCCAGGCGAGGCCACAGAGGGTGTGGCAAACAGCGTCATTTGTTCTGTTTCCTACAAGTGCAAGAAAAATACACCAACTATTGTGTGGAACTACAAAGACATGCAGAGTTCATTAAATACCAAAATGATCTCCACCGATACCTATAACACAGTGTCAAATCTAACCTTTATTGGCTCTCTTGGGGATGACGGAAAATCTTTGACCTGCACTGCTCAGTTTATCACTGGGGAGACCTCAGACTCTGCAACCATTAGTATAAAAA aatatGAGAAACCAGTTGAAGAAATAGATCCACATGAAAGTGACA CGTTCCACATTCTGGCTGCTGATGTCCCTTTCAGATTCAGCGCCCTGACAGACTCCTGTGTGGTGATTCCCTGCAGCTTTCAGTATGAGGAAGATGTGCCCCTCACACGTGGCATTTGGTCCAAAAAAACTGGAGGCATTGTTTACCATAACGGCCGGAGCCAAGTGCTTGACCATTTCAAGGACCGAACCAGATTATTAGGAGATCTAAATGAGGGAAACTGCTCATTAGAGATTGATAATATCAAGCCTTTTGACAATGGCCCATTCTGTTTCCATGCAGAGAAAGGAAATGACAAATACAGATTCAACAATAGCTGCGTGTTTATTGTTATGAAAG CTTCCCTAGAAAAACCAGTGATGACCCAAGTCCCGAAAGAAGTCGAGGCTGGCTCCACCATTAGTGTCTCGTgttctgtgacacacacatgcccatCACATCCTCCAGTGTTCTCATGGAGTGTCCCTAACCTCACCAGTGCGGTCTCACACACCGGGTTACCGGGTTCACGGGGCAGCTGGGAGACGACCTCCACCATCACTTTCATGGCTGCTGGAGGAGACGGGGAGAAAAGCCTAACCTGTACTGCCACCTCCTGGCGTGAGAAGCAACAAGCCAGCACAGTCAAGCTGACTGTGAAAG GATCACTGATGTACCAGTTAAGAAGCTCTCTCCCAGTATCCATTCCAGTCTCAGCTCTAGTGCTGATTGTAATTATCTTAGCTGCAGTGTTTGGAGTGATCATCTGTAGGAAAag gAAGCACTCGCAGACACCGCCACCTCGACCAGAGAAAAG GCGATCACTCTGGGATAGATTATCCAG GAGAAACTATGAAGGCAGGGAGAGACCTCCAAGGCCGGAAAAACG GAGGTCCATTTGGAGCCGCTTTTCACG TCGAGCAGAGGATGGGTTTGTTGGGTGGCAAAAGGAGTTGAAATCCAG ACGCCGAGATGACACTGTGGAGCTCAGCCTTGGCCATTT AAACAACACCACTACTGTTAACTCTTCCAACCAGATATCCAAACCACGCTTCCCATCCCCAAAGGA TAAACGGAGACCACCTCGCTCTACCAGGCCTGAG GATTACCATGTGTATGACAACTAA
- the LOC113747274 gene encoding ly6/PLAUR domain-containing protein 3-like yields the protein MHLLTLIFGIVLLPGAYTLRCNKCIPTSSGGCVNTEKICSAHGYQCASVRMISYAGGLKVSDLQMKSCVVQEQCGETSINFGLGRHVITTECCAIDFCNTKPASEPSRHTPNGKKCYHCNGPKCTATLNCEGNEDHCITKTVISGEKQEIIKGCASSKMCSSTVNAEIKGAIGGTFTCCQGDYCNSASSTSAGLLLLVAPLVSFVMFS from the exons ATGCATCTCCTCACTCTGATCTTTGGGATTGTACTCCTTCCTGGAG cttACACCCTGAGATGTAATAAGTGTATTCCGACCAGCTCAGGAGGCTGcgtaaacacagaaaaaatatgCTCTGCCCATGGTTATCAGTGTGCTTCAGTGAGAATGATTTCATATGCAG GTGGCCTTAAAGTTAGTGATCTCCAAATGAAAAGTTGTGTTGTGCAGGAACAATGTGGCGAGACCTCAATCAACTTTGGACTTGGCAGACACGTAATTACCACCGAGTGTTGCGCCATCGACTTCTGCAACACCAAACCTGCCTCTG AGccaagcagacacacacctaATGGGAAAAAGTGCTATCACTGCAATGGACCAAAATGCACTGCAACTCTGAACTGCGAGGGGAATGAGGATCACTGCATCACAAAAACAG tgATTTCAGGAGAAAAACAGGAGATCATAAAGGGCTGTGCCTCCAGTAAGATGTGTTCAAGTACGGTAAATGCCGAGATTAAAGGAGCCATTGGAGGAACATTTACTTGCTGTCAGGGTGACTACTGCAACAGTGCAAGCAGCACAAGTGCTGGCCTCCTGCTCCTGGTGGCACCGTTGGTCTCTTTCGTCATGTTCTCTTAA
- the LOC113747411 gene encoding urokinase plasminogen activator surface receptor-like: MEAQPVVEESCIMHGDTILCLSSLVGMKTYGESCTLKCYECIPDGPETCEDKEVACPPLGNQCATIRVISYVGRVKNSDEQTKGCLLAEQCAASSLNFGTSRIIVSTDCCSTDLCNVNDTSEPSRPSSNGKKCYYCNGPQCRSTLNCEGNEDYCITAKVTIENTRTTSMGCASKQMCFGKTSEGFQQSVKANFSCCQGDLCNGASSTHAGLLLLVALFVSLVTFS, from the exons ATGGAAGCCCAGCCAGTGGTTGAAGAGTCATGTATAATGCACGGTGACACCATTCTCTGTCTATCCAGTTTGGTGGGAATGAAAACCTATGGAGAAT cCTGCACCTTGAAATGTTATGAGTGTATACCTGATGGCCCTGAAACCTGCGAAGACAAAGAAGTAGCATGCCCTCCATTGGGTAATCAATGTGCTACTATCAGAGTCATCTCATACGTAG GTCGTGTCAAAAATTCTGATGAGCAAACGAAAGGTTGTCTTTTGGCCGAACAGTGTGCTGCGAGCTCACTCAACTTTGGAACTTCCAGAATCATAGTTTCCACCGATTGTTGCTCCACTGACCTCTGCAACGTGAATGATACCTCTG AGCCAAGCAGACCCAGTTCCAATGGTAAAAAGTGCTATTATTGCAATGGCCCGCAATGCAGATCAACTCTGAACTGTGAGGGGAATGAGGACTACTGCATCACAGCAAAAG TGACGATCGAAAATACAAGAACAACCTCGATGGGTTGTGCCTCTAAGCAGATGTGCTTCGGTAAGACAAGTGAGGGGTTTCAACAATCTGTGAAAGCAAACTTCAGCTGCTGTCAGGGTGACCTCTGCAACGGTGCCAGCAGCACACATGCCGGCCTCCTGCTCCTGGTGgcactgtttgtctctttggtTACATTCTCTTAA
- the LOC109142393 gene encoding uncharacterized protein LOC109142393 — MHLLPLIFGIVFLPKACTLKCHICLAAASETCEDKEEITCPPLYDQCATIRFMTYLGTTKVLDSQTKGCVPEELCGDASLNSGLSRHVISTKCCLTDLCNKNETSEPSIPSSNGKTCYYCDGTDCTNTVNCVGNEDYCITAKVKKFKMKGCASKQICYGALSEQLQGFLKAKFCCQGDLCNSASSTHAGLLLLVALFVSLVTFS, encoded by the exons ATGCACCTCCTTCCTCTGATCTTCGGGATTGTGTTTCTCCCTAAAG cCTGCACCCtcaaatgtcatatttgtcTAGCTGCTGCCTCTGAAACCTGCGAggacaaagaagaaataacatGCCCTCCATTGTATGATCAATGTGCTACTATCAGATTCATGACATACTTAG GTACCACCAAAGTTTTGGATAGCCAGACAAAAGGTTGTGTTCCGGAAGAACTGTGTGGTGATGCCTCACTCAACTCTGGATTATCCAGACACGTAATTTCCACCAAGTGTTGCCTCACCGACCTCTGCAACAAGAATGAGACCTCTG AGCCAAGCATACCTAGTTCCAATGGTAAAACGTGCTATTACTGCGATGGAACAGACTGCACTAATACTGTGAATTGTGTGGGGAATGAGGACTACTGCATCACAGCAAAAG TGAAGAAGTTTAAGATGAAGGGCTGTGCCTCCAAGCAGATCTGCTACGGTGCACTAAGTGAGCAGCTCCAAGGATTTCTGAAAGCAAAATTCTGCTGTCAGGGTGACTTATGCAACAGTGCCAGCAGCACACATGCCGGCCTCCTGCTCCTGGTGgcactgtttgtctctttggtTACATTCTCTTAA
- the smg9 gene encoding protein SMG9, with protein MSESGHSQPGMYGQGRRRRRRRGDRDAGPPGQNLSGPSRDREYQPRERRDGSEDPPGPLMQKTPIILAKPPGERAKPSQNASVSGAPVLEKPIMLMKARDDGGKPGTPPEAAAQPSGPGPSKMEKEGQRPTQPVYQIQNRGMGSSASSSAVDPMVGQSKLLPPEKMKHSIKLVDDQMNWCDSAMEYLRDQTDMLVVGVIGLQGAGKSTVMSLLSANTPEEDQRGYVFRAQTQEIKERGGNQTTGIDFFITQERVIFLDTQPMLSPSILDHLINNDRKLPPEYNLPHTYVEMQSLQIAAFLFTVCHVVIVVQDWFTDLNLYRFLQTAEMLKPSTPSASHDSTGSSGNDDGAEYYPHIVFLQNKARRDDFCPRNLKNMHMVVDKLMAHSHLKYKGTLSMLDCSIFPGLGQDYLATEVNMFLLPVQENDGDDNLTKAGSGTYPLFSLLPGYRGHPAFSTMVSKLRSQILAMPRCQLSHTILTEKNWFHYAARIWDGVKKSSALSEYSRLLC; from the exons ATGTCGGAGTCCGGCCACAGTCAGCCCGGGATGTACGGACAGGGACGCAGGAGGAGGCGACGCCGGGGTGACAGAGATGCTGGACCTCCGGGCCAAAATCTGTCCGGACCCAGCCGCGACAGAGAATACCAGCCCAGAGAAAGAAGG GATGGAAGTGAGGATCCACCGGGCCCTCTTATGCAGAAGACGCCCATAATTCTTGCAAAACCTCCCGGGGAAAGG GCCAAGCCGTCACAGAATGCATCTGTGAGTGGAGCGCCAGTCCTGGAGAAGCCCATCATGCTGATGAAAGCCAGGGATGATGGAGGAAAGCCGGGGACGCCTCCAGAGGCAGCAGCTCAGCCCTCTGGCCCTGGACCCTCAAAGATGGAGAAGGAAGGACAGCGACCAACCCAGCCTGTATACCAGATCCAAAACAGAGGAATGGGTTCTTCTGCATCGAGCAGCGCTGTGGACC CTATGGTTGGTCAGTCTAAACTCCTCCCTCCAGAGAAGATGAAGCACAGCATTAAGCTGGTTGATGATCAGATGAATTGGTGCGACAGTGCCATGGAG TATCTCAGGGACCAGACAGACATGTTGGTGGTTGGAGTGATTGGCCTGCAAGGAGCTGGGAAATCTACAGTCATGTCACTGTTATCTGCCAACACTCCTGAAGAAGATCAAAG GGGTTATGTATTCAGAGCTCAGACTCAAGAAAtcaaggaaagaggaggaaaccAGACCACAGGAATTGATTTCTTCATCACACAGGAGAGAGTCATCTTCTTGGATACACAG CCAATGCTCAGCCCGTCTATTCTCGACCACCTCATCAACAATGATCGGAAGTTGCCTCCAGAGTACAACCTCCCTCACACATATGTTGAAATGCAG TCTCTTCAGATCGCTGCCTTCCTGTTTACAGTGTGCCATGTGGTCATTGTGGTTCAAGACTGGTTCACAGACTTAAACCTCTACAG GTTTCTTCAGACTGCTGAGATGTTGAAACCCTCCACTCCATCTGCAAGTCATGACAGCACTGGCTCTTCAGGCAATGACGATGGAGCAGAATACTATCCTCATATAG TGTTCCTCCAGAATAAGGCCAGACGGGATGATTTCTGCCCAAGGAATCTGAAAAACATGCATATGGTTGTGGACAAATTAATGGCCCACTCTCACCTCAAATATAAAG GTACATTGTCCATGCTAGACTGCAGTATCTTCCCAGGCTTGGGGCAGGACTATCTGGCAACTGAAGTCAACATGTTTCTACTTCCTGTGCAGGAGAATGACGGGGACGATAATCTAACTAAAGCAG GATCGGGAACATATCCACTCTTCTCGCTTCTCCCGGGGTACAGAGGACACCCTGCCTTCTCCACCATGGTTTCAAAACTCCGCAGCCAAATACTGGCCATGCCTCGCTGTCAGCTGTCACACACCATCCTCACTGAGAAGAACTG GTTTCACTACGCAGCTCGTATCTGGGATGGGGTGAAAAAGTCCTCTGCACTTTCCGAATACAGCCGCCTTCTCTGCTAA